In a single window of the Nicotiana tomentosiformis chromosome 10, ASM39032v3, whole genome shotgun sequence genome:
- the LOC138900448 gene encoding uncharacterized protein, which yields MSPKGVKRCCQIAPLDILCRLPKNLIDDILMRLPLRDAVRTSILSKEWRQLTLQHCLILPPPGFKGFDQLISLKLLHVTISSKSLESLISHCLLLEQLVLDISGLSGVIEINSPMLRSFDFVGKISSIHLKYIPLLAEFSVVNLECDEETRKCDIAKYFESFTALEHLKLDSDSLMGMIDPEDDPSNCLGLLVLSLPPVLH from the exons ATGTCTCCTAAGGGTGTAAAGCGTTGTTGTCAAATTGCACCTCTGGATATACTTTGTAGACTTCCTAAGAACTTAATAGATGATATTCTAATGCGTTTGCCTTTACGAGATGCTGTGAGGACAAGCATCTTATCAAAGGAATGGAG GCAGCTGACTCTCCAACATTGTTTAATACTTCCTCCACCAGGCTTCAAAGGATTTGATCAATTAATTAGCTTGAAATTACTTCATGTCACAATTTCATCCAAATCTCTTGAAAGTTTAATATCTCATTGCCTGTTGCTCGAGCAGTTGGTGTTGGATATCTCAGGTTTAAGTGGCGTCATTGAAATTAATTCTCCCATGCTGAGATCCTTCGACTTTGTAGGCAAAATAAGTTCCATCCACTTAAAGTATATCCCTCTTCTAGCAGAATTTTCAGTTGTGAATTTGGAATGTGATGAGGAGACACGAAAATGTGATATTGCTAAGTATTTCGAGTCTTTTACTGCTCTCGAGCATCTCAAGTTGGATAGCGATAGTTTGATG GGAATGATTGATCCAGAAGATGATCCTTCCAACTGTCTTGGTCTCTTAGTTCTGTCACTTCCTCCAGTTCTTCATTAA